A single window of Nicotiana sylvestris chromosome 5, ASM39365v2, whole genome shotgun sequence DNA harbors:
- the LOC104248019 gene encoding sterol 3-beta-glucosyltransferase UGT80A2-like isoform X2: protein MADSLEKNNNGLDRRLSPSADSGEVPVDFEVEIVQGDNGDETHKETDVNSMNIVEGSVNGNSAGPSATNVEKPVEISELGIRQPVKAGRRKQNQNRALGLLAAKLFDDKVPLRKKLKLFNRLATVQDDGTVQFEVPGDIKPEKLDFGTGVVYNGATAETANDVADTPELPPLQIVMLIVGTRGDVQPFVAIGKKFQESGHRVRLATHANFREFVLSAGLEFYPLGGDPKVLAAYMVKNKGFLPSGPSEIHIQRNQIKDIVFSLLPACVDPDPESNVPFKVNAIVANPPAYGHMHVAEALKVPLHIFFTMPWTPTSEFPHPLSRVKQAVGYRLSYQVVDGLIWLGIRDVVNDFRKKKLKLRPVTYLSNSNSFHPDVPYGYIWSPHLVPKPKDWGPKIDVVGFCFLDLASNYEPPEELVKWLEDGEKPIYIGFGSLPVQEPEKMTEIIIQALEMTGQRGIINKGWGGLGNLKEPKDFVYLLDNCPHDWLFLQCAAVVHHGGAGTTAAGLKAACPTTVVPFFGDQPFWGERVHARGVGPAPISVDEFSLEKLVAAIRFMLDPKVKERAVELAKAMENEDGVTGAVKAFYQHFPRESLEPKPEVSPRPHHFFSLRRCFGHA, encoded by the exons ATGGCGGATTCATTGGAAAAGAATAATAATGGGCTTGATCGACGGTTGAGTCCGTCGGCTGATTCCGGCGAGGTTCCGGTTGATTTCGAAGTGGAAATTGTACAAGGTGATAATGGGGATGAAACGCACAAGGAGACTGATGTTAATAGTATGAATATTGTTGAAG GATCTGTTAACGGGAATTCGGCTGGGCCTAGCGCTACAAATGTGGAAAAGCCGGTGGAGATATCAGAACTTGGTATCCGTCAACCGGTTAAAGCTGGAAGACGCAAACAAAACCAGAATCGGGCTCTAGGTCTGCTAGCAGCAAAGCTTTTTGATGATAAAGTTCCTTTAAGAAAAAAG CTCAAATTGTTCAATAGGCTTGCCACTGTTCAAGATGACGGCACTGTGCAATTTGAAGTTCCGGGGGATATTAAACCCGAAAAACTTGATTTTGGCACTGGAGTTGTTTACAATGGGGCTAcagctgaaacagcaaatgatGTAGCTGATACACCAGAATTACCTCCATTGCAAATTGTTATGCTCATTGTCGGGACTAGGGGAGATGTGCAACCGTTTGTTGCCATTGGGAAGAAGTTTCAG GAAAGTGGTCATAGGGTGAGACTAGCAACTCATGCCAATTTTAGAGAGTTCGTCTTGAGTGCTGGATTGGAATTTTATCCTCTAGGTGGAGACCCAAAAGTTCTTGCTGCTT ACATGGTAAAGAATAAAGGGTTTTTGCCATCTGGACCTTCTGAAATACATATTCAACGAAATCAGATAAAAGATATCGTATTCTCCTTGTTACCTGCATGCGTAGATCCTGATCCAGAGTCCAATGTTccattcaaagtaaatgccattgTTGCCAATCCTCCTGCATATG GACATATGCATGTAGCAGAAGCCCTGAAAGTGCCATTGCATATATTTTTCACGATGCCATGGAC GCCTACTAGTGAGTTTCCACATCCTCTCTCTCGTGTCAAACAGGCAGTTGgttataga TTATCATATCAAGTCGTTGATGGACTGATCTGGCTTGGGATTCGAGATGTGGTAAATGACTTCAGGAAGAAAAAGTTGAAGCTAAGGCCAGTAACTTATTTGAGTAACTCCAACAGTTTTCATCCAGATGTGCCTTATGGGTATATATGGAGTCCGCACCTAGTTCCTAAACCCAAAG ATTGGGGCCCAAAAATTGACGTGGTGGGCTTTTGCTTCCTAGACCTTGCTTCCAATTATGAACCCCCAGAAGAACTCGTTAAATGGCTTGAAGATGGTGAAAAGCCTATCTATATTGGCTTTGGAAGTCTT CCTGTTCAAGAACCTGAAAAAATGACCGAGATAATTATTCAAGCTCTGGAAATGACTGGACAAAGAGGTATCATTAACAAAGGCTGGGGTGGCCTTGGGAACT TGAAGGAGCCAAAGGATTTTGTGTACCTGTTGGATAATTGCCCTCATGATTGGCTATTTCTGCAATGTGCTGCTGTG GTGCATCATGGAGGTGCTGGAACAACCGCTGCTGGACTCAAAGCCGCG TGCCCAACAACTGTGGTACCTTTCTTTGGGGATCAACCCTTTTGGGGTGAACGTGTGCATGCTAGGGGAGTTGGCCCTGCTCCCATCTCCGTGGATGAGTTCTCACTTGAAAAGCTGGTTGCTGCCATCCGCTTCATGCTAGATCCAAAG GTAAAAGAACGTGCTGTAGAACTAGCAAAAGCCATGGAGAATGAGGACGGAGTGACTGGGGCTGTGAAAGCATTCTATCAACATTTCCCCCGAGAATCACTTGAGCCTAAGCCTGAGGTCTCACCTCGTCCTCACCATTTCTTTTCCCTAAGACGCTGTTTTGGTCATGcctaa
- the LOC104248019 gene encoding sterol 3-beta-glucosyltransferase UGT80A2-like isoform X1: MADSLEKNNNGLDRRLSPSADSGEVPVDFEVEIVQGDNGDETHKETDVNSMNIVEGSVNGNSAGPSATNVEKPVEISELGIRQPVKAGRRKQNQNRALGLLAAKLFDDKVPLRKKLKLFNRLATVQDDGTVQFEVPGDIKPEKLDFGTGVVYNGATAETANDVADTPELPPLQIVMLIVGTRGDVQPFVAIGKKFQESGHRVRLATHANFREFVLSAGLEFYPLGGDPKVLAAYMVKNKGFLPSGPSEIHIQRNQIKDIVFSLLPACVDPDPESNVPFKVNAIVANPPAYGHMHVAEALKVPLHIFFTMPWTPTSEFPHPLSRVKQAVGYRLSYQVVDGLIWLGIRDVVNDFRKKKLKLRPVTYLSNSNSFHPDVPYGYIWSPHLVPKPKELNIWSLHLVPKPKDWGPKIDVVGFCFLDLASNYEPPEELVKWLEDGEKPIYIGFGSLPVQEPEKMTEIIIQALEMTGQRGIINKGWGGLGNLKEPKDFVYLLDNCPHDWLFLQCAAVVHHGGAGTTAAGLKAACPTTVVPFFGDQPFWGERVHARGVGPAPISVDEFSLEKLVAAIRFMLDPKVKERAVELAKAMENEDGVTGAVKAFYQHFPRESLEPKPEVSPRPHHFFSLRRCFGHA, encoded by the exons ATGGCGGATTCATTGGAAAAGAATAATAATGGGCTTGATCGACGGTTGAGTCCGTCGGCTGATTCCGGCGAGGTTCCGGTTGATTTCGAAGTGGAAATTGTACAAGGTGATAATGGGGATGAAACGCACAAGGAGACTGATGTTAATAGTATGAATATTGTTGAAG GATCTGTTAACGGGAATTCGGCTGGGCCTAGCGCTACAAATGTGGAAAAGCCGGTGGAGATATCAGAACTTGGTATCCGTCAACCGGTTAAAGCTGGAAGACGCAAACAAAACCAGAATCGGGCTCTAGGTCTGCTAGCAGCAAAGCTTTTTGATGATAAAGTTCCTTTAAGAAAAAAG CTCAAATTGTTCAATAGGCTTGCCACTGTTCAAGATGACGGCACTGTGCAATTTGAAGTTCCGGGGGATATTAAACCCGAAAAACTTGATTTTGGCACTGGAGTTGTTTACAATGGGGCTAcagctgaaacagcaaatgatGTAGCTGATACACCAGAATTACCTCCATTGCAAATTGTTATGCTCATTGTCGGGACTAGGGGAGATGTGCAACCGTTTGTTGCCATTGGGAAGAAGTTTCAG GAAAGTGGTCATAGGGTGAGACTAGCAACTCATGCCAATTTTAGAGAGTTCGTCTTGAGTGCTGGATTGGAATTTTATCCTCTAGGTGGAGACCCAAAAGTTCTTGCTGCTT ACATGGTAAAGAATAAAGGGTTTTTGCCATCTGGACCTTCTGAAATACATATTCAACGAAATCAGATAAAAGATATCGTATTCTCCTTGTTACCTGCATGCGTAGATCCTGATCCAGAGTCCAATGTTccattcaaagtaaatgccattgTTGCCAATCCTCCTGCATATG GACATATGCATGTAGCAGAAGCCCTGAAAGTGCCATTGCATATATTTTTCACGATGCCATGGAC GCCTACTAGTGAGTTTCCACATCCTCTCTCTCGTGTCAAACAGGCAGTTGgttataga TTATCATATCAAGTCGTTGATGGACTGATCTGGCTTGGGATTCGAGATGTGGTAAATGACTTCAGGAAGAAAAAGTTGAAGCTAAGGCCAGTAACTTATTTGAGTAACTCCAACAGTTTTCATCCAGATGTGCCTTATGGGTATATATGGAGTCCGCACCTAGTTCCTAAACCCAAAG AGCTTAATATATGGAGTCTGCACCTAGTTCCTAAACCCAAAG ATTGGGGCCCAAAAATTGACGTGGTGGGCTTTTGCTTCCTAGACCTTGCTTCCAATTATGAACCCCCAGAAGAACTCGTTAAATGGCTTGAAGATGGTGAAAAGCCTATCTATATTGGCTTTGGAAGTCTT CCTGTTCAAGAACCTGAAAAAATGACCGAGATAATTATTCAAGCTCTGGAAATGACTGGACAAAGAGGTATCATTAACAAAGGCTGGGGTGGCCTTGGGAACT TGAAGGAGCCAAAGGATTTTGTGTACCTGTTGGATAATTGCCCTCATGATTGGCTATTTCTGCAATGTGCTGCTGTG GTGCATCATGGAGGTGCTGGAACAACCGCTGCTGGACTCAAAGCCGCG TGCCCAACAACTGTGGTACCTTTCTTTGGGGATCAACCCTTTTGGGGTGAACGTGTGCATGCTAGGGGAGTTGGCCCTGCTCCCATCTCCGTGGATGAGTTCTCACTTGAAAAGCTGGTTGCTGCCATCCGCTTCATGCTAGATCCAAAG GTAAAAGAACGTGCTGTAGAACTAGCAAAAGCCATGGAGAATGAGGACGGAGTGACTGGGGCTGTGAAAGCATTCTATCAACATTTCCCCCGAGAATCACTTGAGCCTAAGCCTGAGGTCTCACCTCGTCCTCACCATTTCTTTTCCCTAAGACGCTGTTTTGGTCATGcctaa